A genome region from Gadus macrocephalus chromosome 15, ASM3116895v1 includes the following:
- the si:ch211-198a12.6 gene encoding zinc finger protein 883, whose product MAESETECDTPGLDTLGSECVIAHSQVDLHYGAETEIMTEEKRGLELEIHGSDLAKIQGLGTELGAVTCVEAIVAETDHDYIKVEHGEMHCFTGDVRSANFGEVLLKGEHDHVVKVESDHGGELTVESENGVIIHEAHGLQCNECGEIFGSIADLHQHFEIHKDLNPYICVHCGESFAVEASLKQHMKIHMKEKPYVPTGVDMVGKGMMDSFTFKSHQMIHLAEKPHRCSECGKSFAAAITLREHMKMHSEDKPYKCTQCRKSFVRRRHLKKHQELHARDKPYTCGQCGKGFATTSNLKQHQKTHAAAMGDKPHRCTQCSKCFAAAATLKEHQRVHSGQKPYKCNQCRKSFVRKRHLKKHQLVHAGGKPYTCSQCGKGFNHSSSLSRHHKIHLRENNMYAAVPSGKGFGYGNAVKREHQQGDKPYMCHHCEKGFNHSSSLSRHQRVHSDGTLYTCPHCGKRFNHSSSLTRHQRVHMDDKPHILSHGQQQQDREQKQLLQQQLLQQQQMQEYNAIPSGKGFSHTITKQRLADGDKPYRCSQCGKGFNHSSSLSRHHRVHSCANEAAVR is encoded by the coding sequence ATGGCGGAGTCAGAGACTGAATGTGACACACCCGGCCTTGACACGCTTGGGTCGGAGTGTGTCATAGCCCACAGCCAGGTCGACCTTCACTATGGTGCAGAGACGGAGATCATGACTGAGGAAAAGCGTGGTTTAGAGCTGGAGATCCATGGCTCGGACCTGGCCAAGATCCAGGGCCTAGGCACAGAGCTTGGAGCGGTGACCTGTGTTGAAGCCATAGTAGCGGAGACGGACCACGACTACATCAAAGTGGAGCACGGCGAAATGCATTGTTTCACGGGGGACGTTAGATCGGCTAACTTCGGGGAAGTGCTGCTGAAGGGCGAACACGACCACGTGGTGAAGGTGGAGTCGGACCACGGCGGGGAGCTGACGGTGGAGTCAGAGAACGGCGTCATCATCCACGAGGCCCACGGCCTGCAGTGCAACGAGTGTGGTGAAATCTTCGGAAGCATCGCCGATCTTCACCAGCATTTTGAGATCCACAAAGATCTCAACCCGTACATATGTGTTCACTGCGGTGAGAGCTTCGCTGTGGAAGCCAGCCTTAAGCAGCACATGAAGATCCACATGAAAGAAAAGCCCTACGTCCCCACCGGCGTTGACATGGTGGGCAAAGGAATGATGGACTCCTTCACCTTCAAGTCTCATCAGATGATCCACCTGGCGGAGAAGCCCCACCGGTGTTCAGAGTGCGGCAAGAGCTTCGCGGCCGCCATCACCCTAAGAGAGCACATGAAAATGCATTCGGAGGACAAGCCCTACAAGTGTACCCAGTGCAGAAAGAGCTTTGTGCGCCGGAGGCATCTGAAGAAGCACCAGGAGCTCCACGCACGCGACAAGCCTTATACGTGTGGCCAGTGTGGCAAGGGCTTTGCCACCACTTCCAACCTTAAGCAGCACCAGAAGACCCATGCGGCGGCCATGGGCGACAAACCCCACCGCTGCACACAGTGTAGCAAGTGcttcgccgccgccgccaccctgAAAGAGCACCAGCGGGTCCACTCCGGCCAGAAGCCGTACAAATGCAACCAGTGCAGGAAGAGTTTTGTTCGCAAGCGCCACCTGAAGAAACATCAGCTTGTCCATGCCGGAGGTAAGCCTTACACCTGCTCCCAGTGCGGCAAGGGCTTCAaccactcctcctccctttcccgaCACCACAAGATCCACCTGCGGGAGAACAACATGTACGCCGCCGTGCCGAGCGGCAAGGGCTTCGGCTACGGGAATGCCGTCAAGAGGGAGCACCAACAGGGCGACAAGCCCTACATGTGCCACCACTGCGAAAAGGGCTTCAACCATTCCTCTTCTCTGTCGCGGCACCAGAGGGTCCACTCCGACGGGACCTTGTACACCTGCCCCCACTGCGGAAAGCGATTCAACCACTCGTCCTCGCTGACCCGTCACCAGAGGGTGCACATGGATGATAAGCCGCATATTCTCAGCCATGGTCAGCAGCAGCAAGATCGAGAGCAGAAGCAACTGTTGCAGCAGCAActgttgcagcagcagcagatgcaggAGTACAACGCAATCCCCTCGGGAAAAGGGTTCTCCCATACCATCACCAAACAGCGCCTGGCCGACGGAGACAAGCCATACAGATGCTCCCAGTGCGGGAAAGGCTTCAACCACTCGTCGTCGCTCTCCCGGCATCACAGGGTTCACAGTTGTGCTAATGAGGCAGCTGTGAGATGA
- the LOC132473221 gene encoding tripartite motif-containing protein 16-like: MSRQSTLDLDRYSSLSNSQTRRTTTNSTKTRSLSRGQERTGDVMCDFCTTRKERAVKSCLVCQASFCEDHVQSHYEYPALMKHKLVKATGQMREKLCAQHDKLLEAYCRTDNTSVCVLCMMDEHKHHDTVPAGTERTEKQKQLGNTLHKSQQRIDGRVKKWQDLKQAVESVKHSAQTALDENERIFTEILRTVERKFIEVREMIESHEKITISRAEILLDRLEEEITLMRKKHNDLEKLSHTDDHIHFLHSWQALSGPSGYEDLNNVVVAPNYSFEATKRAIAALKMEVEEATKAETSKISSAVKEVHITKQMDTKTERADDTVVVSEPRREPQREPQREQQQQQQPRTRQDFLKYAFQLILDSNTVHPNLQLSDGNKTATMVQNPKNYSSHPERFDQWQQVLGRESVSGSRYYWEVDWRGTETDVAVTYRGIKRKGSGNECSLGWNEKSWSLYCSESKYSFVHNNKSTELEVPRSSRVGVYLDYRAGILAFYSVSESMILLHKIQTSFTEPIYPAFSVWGFGSSIKLL; encoded by the exons ATGTCGCGCCAAAGTACCCTGGACTTGGACCGCTACAGCAGCCTGAGTAACAGTCAGACCCGCCGCACaaccaccaacagcaccaaGACCAGGAGCCTGTCCCGGGGCCAGGAGAGGACCGGGGATGTCATGTGTGACTTCTGCACTACCAGAAAGGAGCGGGCGGTGAAGTCGTGCCTGGTGTGCCAGGCCTCCTTCTGTGAGGACCACGTCCAGTCCCACTACGAGTACCCGGCGCTGATGAAGCACAAGCTAGTGAAGGCCACGGGTCAGATGAGGGAGAAGCTCTGCGCCCAGCACGATAAGCTACTGGAGGCCTACTGCCGCACCGACAACACGTCCGTGTGCGTCCTTTGCATGATGGACGAGCACAAACACCATGACACTGTTCCCGCCGGGACAGAAAGGACCGAGAAGCAA AAACAGCTTGGCAATACTCTTCACAAATCTCAACAGAGGATTGACGGGCGAGTGAAAAAGTGGCAGGACCTCAAACAAGCTGTGGAATCAGTAAAA CATTCAGCCCAGACAGCCCTGGATGAAAACGAACGTATCTTCACTGAGATTCTGCGCACCGTGGAGAGGAAGTTCATCGAAGTACGCGAGATGATCGAATCCCACGAGAAGATCACTATTTCAAGGGCCGAGATACTGCTTGACCGCCTGGAGGAGGAAATAACCCTGATGAGGAAGAAACACAACGACCTAGAGAAGCTCTCCCACACTGACGACCACATCCACTTCCTCCAT AGTTGGCAGGCTCTGTCTGGACCATCAGGATATGAGGACCTCAACAACGTAGTAGTAGCTCCCAACTACTCCTTCGAGGCCACCAAGAGAGCCATCGCTGCCCtgaagatggaggtggaggaggccacCAAGGCAGAGACCAGCAAGATCTCTTCCGCAG TGAAAGAGGTGcacataacaaaacaaatggacacgaagacagagagagcagatgACACAGTAGTGGTCAGCGAGCCTCGACGGGAACCACAACGGGAACCACAAcgggaacaacaacaacaacaacaaccaaggACCAGACAAGATTTCCTCAAAT ATGCTTTCCAGTTGATCCTTGACTCAAACACCGTCCACCCTAATCTTCAACTCTCTGATGGAAACAAGACGGCTACCATGGTGCAGAACCCCAAAAATTATTCCAGCCACCCTGAGAGGTTTGACCAATGGCAACAA GTTCTTggaagagagagtgtgagtggcaGTCGTTACTACTGGGAGGTGGActggagagggacggagacTGACGTCGCAGTGACCTACAGGGGAATCAAACGCAAAGGCAGCGGCAACGAATGCAGCCTTGGTTGGAATGAGAAGTCCTGGAGCCTCTATTGCTCGGAGTCCAAATACTCCTTTGTGCACAACAATAAGAGCACAGAGTTAGAGGTGCCAAGGTCGTCCCGGGTCGGAGTTTACCTGGATTACAGAGCAGGGATCCTTGCCTTTTACAGTGTTTCTGAAAGCATGATCCTGCTGCACAAGATCCAGACTTCTTTCACCGAGCCCATCTACCCTGCCTTTAGCGTGTGGGGCTTCGGTTCTAGTATCAAACTGCTGTAG